ACTGCTCAGAAAGAAGCAAGCCGTTTGATTTTGGCTCAGCAGCAATCGGATGAGTATCCTAAAGCAATTGAGTGGTTAAAATATTATGCTCAGCTCGGAGATGCTTATGCCCAATTCAACTTAGGAACTGCTTACGCCAAGGGGTTAGGTGTAGAAGTAGATTTGAACCGCGCCATAGAGCTTTGGCAGTTGGCAGCAAATAAAAATGTGCCAGAAGCTTATTTTAGTTTGGGGAGTTCATATTTTTATGGGCTTGGGGTACAGCAGGATATTCAGCAAGCTCAGTATTATTATTTAAAAGCTGCTGAATTGGATGTGAGCGAAGGAATGGTTGGATTTGCGCTGATTGTACAAGAACAAAGTGATCGTCAGCCAAAGGGACTATATTTGGCAGAAGAATGGTTAAAAAAGGCAGTAAAACTGAATAATATTAAGGCGATGTACAATCTTGCCAGTCTGTATGAAGCTCACCCTAAAGTTTTTGCGTCAAGAAACAATGAAATCATTCCACTTTTAGAAAAAGCCGCAGATTTAGGATCAATTGAAGCGATGAAGGGATTAGGTTTATTATATGAAAATAAAAAAGAAGATAGTCAACAAAGCGTTAAGGCGCAATATTGGTATCAAAAAGCAGCAGAAGCCACTGCCTCAGCGTTTAAAGAATGAAGTGATTGCGATATTTGTTTTTAAGTACTCGATGAGTATTTTACTTTAGGTACAAATTTTAGATCAGGCATTATTGCATAGATTGCATTCGAGTCTACAGTAAAACCTGCTGGACATATATTTTCATCTAAATTAATGATGAAGTGTGCATGTATGTAAATGGATAATATTTTAGTTGGAAAACTGCCTATGAATGATGCTGTTGTGTTTTTAGTTTATGCCTTGACCCTGATGGGCTTACTTGGACTATCATGGGCATTTTACAGATTACTTCAACAGCTCAAAAATTGGCTGAGATTCCCCACAGAATGGATCAGTGCCTTGAGTTTAGTTTTGAGCTTGATCCTGGGTTATTTTACAATAACGACCATATATACGTTGGTTTTTAAGTGCTTCACAGCAATGCATTGCTCATCGAGTCAATCAGGAGAAATGATTGTATTATCTCAATTCGCCGTCATTTTGATGATTTATGAGCTGCTATTATTTATTTTGTCTTTATGCCGAAAAAGACTGTACTGAATATGTGCAAGCTACTTTTTCGGCTGCTGTTCTCGTAAAGACAAATAAGTGGCTAAATCCATTTTTGCGCGTTCACGCAGCTTCATTTTGATATATAAAACCAAAGCAAAACAAGTTGTTGCAATTGTAAGAAATAATCCATTCATATAAGTCATGATCGAGCTGACATAACCAATGGTGGTTAGGCGATGCATCATTTTTACCACTTGCGGACTGCTTTCTACTCCAGTGATTGCCCAACTACATAGATGTTCACAGTTATTCACAATCAAATGGTAGTTATTTTCATGCATACGGCTGCGCATACGGCGCACCACATGACGACCTCTAAATTTGGGTTGCTCGTATAAACGAATAATAATTTTTTTATTGCGTGCAAATCTCGCAAGTGTTGTAACTTCAATAGGACGCTTTTTAAAAAAATGGGCAAAACCCGAATAATGAATAACACGGCCTTTGCCAGCATAAATGCCATGATGGCTATAACCAAAATGTTTGACAATCAGGTGAGCACCAATAGGATATCGGACGAAACGTTTTATCTGCATAGTTCACTGTATTCCAATAAAAGTATACAACCGTATTTTATTGAAAGGTAAATCCCATTATAGCGAAGCCTGCCTAAAAAAGTAGAGTCTATCGCAAAATTTAAGTAAACATTTATATTTCAACAATTCAAACATAGGGATTTATACTGTCAATCAATATGATTAATCGAACTGAAAATTGGTCTAAACATGAAAATTTTAACTCAGGCTGAACGTGGTATTTTAGCAATTTTTGCGCTATTTTCACTGTCGACTACCCATGTTCAAGCCACAACTGAATATATTAAAATTGAAAAAAATCATCAGATTATTGCTGATGTTGTACGTATTTCGCAGTTGGAGCAGCTTCAATTATTTTTAAATAATGCAAAACAACAGCCTTATAATAAGATTAAAGCCGTGGCGAAAGATTTACCGCAATGTCAGTTGTTAAGTTTCGCGATGAATGCAGGGATGTACCATTCAGACTATTCTGCTGTAGGTTTATATATTGAAAAGTCAAAACAATTTTCTGCACTGAACACTCAAACCCAAGGATTTGGTAATTTTTTAATGCAACCGAATGGCGTTTTAGCTTGGAATAAAAAGCAGGCCAGCATTCAAACCACACAAAAATATGCACAATCTCACTTTCAAGCTGAATATGCAACGCAATCGGGGCCTATGTTGGTGATTGAAGGTCAAATTAACCGTCAATTTTTACCACAATCAGACTCTTTAAAAATTAGAAATGGTGTGGGTATCAAAAATAATCAGCTTTATTTTGTGATTAGCCGCGAGCGTATTAATTTTTATGATTTTGCACAGATTTTTAAACATGATTTAAATATTGATCAGGCATTGTATTTAGATGGTTCAGTATCAAGTGCGTATATTCCCCAAGTCGGACGTAGTGATCATCGTTTTAATTTAGGGCCTATCGTTGGGTTTGTAGAGCAGCAGGATTGTCAAAAATGAATAAAAAATAGCGAAGTCTCATGAATGAAACTTCGCCGTTCGTTTTTTAACTGATCATCATGAATTAAATATGCTTAAACAATGCTGAACGTGATTGCTCATTGGCACCATCCGCCGCACTTAAAAAACGCTCGGTATGAATGTCTTTTTCAAATAAACGGCTTTGCATCAGGGTGGAAATTGCCGCATCAATCATGGGCGGTGGACCACATAAATAGGCTTTATGTCCACTGCATTTATTTTCAAAATAATCAGCAACAGCTTCATGCACAAAACCTGTAAAACCTGTCCATTGGTCTTCATCTTTAGGCGCATTTAAAGCAGGGATATAACGGAAATTTGAATATTCTTTCATTAAATTTTCAAAAATTTCACGGTTATATAGCTCAGCAACATCACGTGCACCTTGGAACAGGTAAATAATGCGTTCATCACCAGATTCGAGTAAATCTAGAATCATGGATTGCGGACTCGACAGACCTGAACCACCTGCAATGAAAATTACACCACGATCATCCGATTTACGCACAAAGAATTGACCATAAGGACCTGAAAGATCAATTTCATCACCTTCTTGCAGATTGTCATGCACATAAGTGGTTGCTGCACCGCCTGCAACTTTGCGGATATGCAGCTCGATGATGCCTTCTTCATTGGGTGAATTGGCAATCGAAAATGCACGTGTGCCTTCAATATCAGGCAATTGAATATTGACGTATTGACCTGCCTGAAATTGCATAGGACGGTCAATTTCCAAACGGATGCCTTTAATGGTTGGCGAAAGGTCTTTAATTTCGATGACTTTGGCTTGGTAGTCTTCCACCAAATAGCCTAAGAAATCGTCATCTTCATCGACATCTGCCTCAATCACCATGTCAGACTCAGGTTTGCAGCAACATGCCAAAACCTTATTTTCCTCACGCTCAATGTCCATCAGTGCAAAAAGAGAGGCTTCACCAATATCAAAGAAACCATCCGTCACTTGTACTTTACAGGTTCCGCAAGTACCGTGTCCGCAAGCAAAAGGCAGCCAGACACCTTGACGTAAAGCTGCATCTAAAATGGTTTGATCTTCCTCTACCTCAATGGTCATGCCAATCGGTTCAATGGTCACTTGATAAGTCATACACGTGCTCCTTTAAACATGACTGCCGTTATAGCCATTGAGATTTGGCGTCACGAAGCGTAGAAGTGATTTATGGTCAAAGCCCAATTCTTCTAAAGTTTTAGAAAAATCATTGGCAATGCGTTGACGGTTTAAGGTGAATTGCACATTTGCCCAATCAATTTGTTCAAACTCAGGATGTTGATGAAAACCGCCTGTAATTTGTTGATCAATCAAGTCTTTTAAAGTTTGTTTTGGCGACACAAGCAGGGCATGTGCGGCACAAAACAGAGTGTGATGATCCCAACCCACATAAATTAAAATATTATCGCCATAATTTTTTTGCTGATCGCGTGCTTCAAATTCGTAGTTGGCTTGAATGGCTTGTACTGGCATGAGAATACTCCTAAATTCCTTGGGGAAAGATCATTCCAACACTTGATTTGGCAATGTGAATGGAATGATCTTGTCTAAAAATGGGCTGTGTTAAACAGCGCCTTTCCATTTTTTCCAACGTTCTTGGTCAGGCGAGCCTTCGATATCCAAGTTGTCTGCACCAACATTAAAGTTGTAGTAGTCACGTAATATGCTTTCTAAGTCAGGACCACCACAGTTGCCTTGTAGAATTTGGTTGACAGGTAACCATGCCTGAATATATTTCTCAGGTTCACGTTCAAAAATGTCATGACAGCCATCTGAACAGGTGTGATAACGCTCGCCTTTATAGATCGAATCACGATAGCTGAACATGGTTGGGTCGCCATCCATTTCGGTAAAGGTCATTGGAACCTGACAGATTTGACACAGTTGTGGTAAGCCATCGCTATAGAAGCGTTTGCCTTCGGCTTCCATTTTGCGTGCCAATTCCCATTTTGGACGATAGTATTTGTCAAATGTGTCAGGGTATTTTTCAGAAAGCCAATCCATTTCTTCATCGGTTGGAATCCAAGTATGGAAACCTGCTGCATGTCCGAAGTTATAGAAAATCCACCACGCTTGATGTGAAACGTGTTCTTTCTCTTTTTCAATGACTTCTGAGTATTTCGGCATGCGGATACCGTAACGACTCAAGTCCTTGAACAATGCACCGCCTGCTTCTTCAAAATAAGTTTCCCAAGCTTCTTTCCACGACATCACTTTGTTTGGCAGCATATAGTCCATCATCATGCCGACAATTGAAAGTAAACGCGTACCACGCCAGAACCATTTATCAATCCATTCCTGTACGATTGGTACGTTGTCTTCATGTTGTTCAAGTAAGAATTTGACAATTTCCAAACCAAGCGTCATGTGACGTGCTTCATCTGACTGTGCAGAGAAACCGAAAGTCACGGTTGCCATATCGCCGTTGTAAGCTGCTCCCGACATGAAAGGAACGAACAATAAGTTAGTCAGGACATATTCAAAGGCAAAGCTGATTGCCAATAAAAATTCAAATGGCCCTGCTGAACGTGCATCTTCAAAGAATGATTTTGGTACAGATAAATACCAAACACGGTCATGCATATGTGCCCAATCTTGGAAGCCATCAAAGAACTTGTTGTAATGGCTCATCGCATGGATTTGGGTTTGTACGTGGCGCAGTTCATCAATCGATTGCATTTGTGAGGCAATACGTGCACCAATGCCGCTAAATTGACGACCTACATGTGCATAGCCTTGATAAGCTTGATATTCGAGCGGTGTTACAGCAGTTAAAAATAGTTTAATCGCATTTAAATAACGTTCATTGGAAACGTTCAATTGCCCATTATTTTGTGCGAAGGCATCAAAAATGGCATACAGTTTTTTCTCTTTTTCCGCTTGGTATTTCCAGTAAGAATCCATGGTTAAACGGAAAGGGTCTTCCCACTTTGACCAATCGGTGATCTTAATGCCTTCAAATTCTTCATAAGGAAAAGCATCTTTACGGTCTGCATAGGAAAAATCCCAGTCCAGATCACGGGTTAGCATGCGATAGCGGTCTTTGGCATTCAGTTTTTTTGTTGCTGTTTTTGCAGCAGTTTTAGTATTTTTAACATCAGTATTCATGTTGATCATCCTGTTCAATAGCGAAATTCAGTGGCGTATGGCTGCCTAAATTCTTAATTCCATTTCAGTGTAAAGGTGTCATCATCTTCATCGACGTTGCCACCCAATGTGATCATGTTGAGTTGTAATTCCTGAATGTCCCAGTCCTGTCCGAGTTTTTCAGAAACAGTTTCGGCACGAATCACCAATTCACTGACGCTTTCCACACGAATCATGGCAGGGAGGTACTGAATTGTTGCCTCAGGGTTATCTTGTTCAATCGCTTCAATGATGTAGCGTGAAGTATCGTTGTCTTGTAGTGCTAAATAAACTTTTGATGTCATGGTGCAATTCCTTATGCAAGATTGAAAATGTCAGCTAAACCCGCTTTTTTACTGCGTTCAGCAATTACAGCCAGTCCTTGTTCGATTTCGGCATCATTAAAGGCTAAAGTTGCCCATGCGCTGAAAGCTTCTTGGACTTGTGGTAACAGTTCAGTAACCCAATTTTGGATCAGAGCTTTGTTTTCTTCTGATTCAGCAATTGCCAGTTTGAATACAGGGTCTGACCATTTACGTAAATCGCTTAAACAGTCCTGCATAAACTCAGTCAGCATTGCCACATCACGCGCGCCATTTTTAACCAAGAGTTGGTCGAATTGTCCGTAAACCAGACTTTGCATTAAGCTATCAATCAATAGGTTTTGCAGCACAAACAGTTTGAACCAGTCTTGTTCAGTCAGGCTGAGTTCACACAGTTTACGGAGGGGTTGCCAAGCGGCATCATTCATCCAAGCATTTTTTGCTTGTTGCAAAGACTCACCTGTATTGCCATCTAGCAATAGACCAATACGGGAAATGTACTGTGCCATACCAAGGCGATCCATGGCTGCAAACATACAGGCTTGGGTAATCACTGTGCCATAACCATAGGCACTGCCTGACATCATGTGCAGATTTGCCGTTTGTTCAACGTAGCGGAAAGGCAATAGACAAGTGATGATTTTTTCTTTGATTTCATCACTGATATTTTCCACCAAATGACGCTTTTCAAAGAATGCATAATTGCTTTCAGCCACATCCTGTAAACGCGCACGGTGTTGTACATAAGCGCCATAATAAAATTGGCGTGGGTCTTTAAATACATACCAGTCTTGCATGTGTAGCGCGGTATAGCTTGGGTCATTTAAGGTTTTTGACGGATTCCATAAAGGACGATAATGGAAGTTGGCTGCACCTTGAATATCAAAGCTGACTTCTTGATAACGTGTCGCAGGCTTATGACCAAAACGGCGTTCGATATACGCATAAGTTTGGCGAATTGGCGCGACATTGGACGTTTTAATTTCTAAAGTCATCGTGATCTCCTTATAGATAAAACTCAGATCTTCTTGATCTGCATCATTACGGCTTAAATTTTTTTGAAACTGAATTTTCGAAGTCGAAAATGGCTTATTGGTCTTGCTTCAGTGCGTGTTGCGCAATCGGATTTAACACATCGGATTCTTCGCCATAACGCCACTTGTCTTCTTGGGCGTCATTCCATGCTTTTTGTGCTTCCGTCATTTCAACCACTTGGTTAATTTCACAAAAATGTTGAAATGCCTGTTGCGGTAAAACCAATTCGACAAAAAGCGTCGGGTCTTGAATGGCAAAGTCAAATTCAACAAATTTGGCATTGCGGTCACCTGTAACACGAATGTATTTGGTGAGTTGATCCTGAAGTTGAGG
The DNA window shown above is from Acinetobacter piscicola and carries:
- a CDS encoding tetratricopeptide repeat protein, with protein sequence MICTTSTFAIVNNELQAVTAEEVTEIMQAAKSGNKDAQYNLGLFYQNGIRVDQDINQALQWYTKAANQNDAGAYLSIGILYYNDEFKIKDIHKAFVNIQKAAELGETLAQSHLCMLYDEGKGVEKNPNLALYWCLKAAVQGDATAQKEASRLILAQQQSDEYPKAIEWLKYYAQLGDAYAQFNLGTAYAKGLGVEVDLNRAIELWQLAANKNVPEAYFSLGSSYFYGLGVQQDIQQAQYYYLKAAELDVSEGMVGFALIVQEQSDRQPKGLYLAEEWLKKAVKLNNIKAMYNLASLYEAHPKVFASRNNEIIPLLEKAADLGSIEAMKGLGLLYENKKEDSQQSVKAQYWYQKAAEATASAFKE
- a CDS encoding MmoB/DmpM family protein, which codes for MTSKVYLALQDNDTSRYIIEAIEQDNPEATIQYLPAMIRVESVSELVIRAETVSEKLGQDWDIQELQLNMITLGGNVDEDDDTFTLKWN
- a CDS encoding lecithin retinol acyltransferase family protein, which encodes MQIKRFVRYPIGAHLIVKHFGYSHHGIYAGKGRVIHYSGFAHFFKKRPIEVTTLARFARNKKIIIRLYEQPKFRGRHVVRRMRSRMHENNYHLIVNNCEHLCSWAITGVESSPQVVKMMHRLTTIGYVSSIMTYMNGLFLTIATTCFALVLYIKMKLRERAKMDLATYLSLREQQPKK
- a CDS encoding phenol hydroxylase subunit P4; the protein is MPVQAIQANYEFEARDQQKNYGDNILIYVGWDHHTLFCAAHALLVSPKQTLKDLIDQQITGGFHQHPEFEQIDWANVQFTLNRQRIANDFSKTLEELGFDHKSLLRFVTPNLNGYNGSHV
- a CDS encoding phosphodiester glycosidase family protein; the encoded protein is MKILTQAERGILAIFALFSLSTTHVQATTEYIKIEKNHQIIADVVRISQLEQLQLFLNNAKQQPYNKIKAVAKDLPQCQLLSFAMNAGMYHSDYSAVGLYIEKSKQFSALNTQTQGFGNFLMQPNGVLAWNKKQASIQTTQKYAQSHFQAEYATQSGPMLVIEGQINRQFLPQSDSLKIRNGVGIKNNQLYFVISRERINFYDFAQIFKHDLNIDQALYLDGSVSSAYIPQVGRSDHRFNLGPIVGFVEQQDCQK
- a CDS encoding aromatic/alkene monooxygenase hydroxylase subunit beta encodes the protein MTLEIKTSNVAPIRQTYAYIERRFGHKPATRYQEVSFDIQGAANFHYRPLWNPSKTLNDPSYTALHMQDWYVFKDPRQFYYGAYVQHRARLQDVAESNYAFFEKRHLVENISDEIKEKIITCLLPFRYVEQTANLHMMSGSAYGYGTVITQACMFAAMDRLGMAQYISRIGLLLDGNTGESLQQAKNAWMNDAAWQPLRKLCELSLTEQDWFKLFVLQNLLIDSLMQSLVYGQFDQLLVKNGARDVAMLTEFMQDCLSDLRKWSDPVFKLAIAESEENKALIQNWVTELLPQVQEAFSAWATLAFNDAEIEQGLAVIAERSKKAGLADIFNLA
- a CDS encoding phenol hydroxylase subunit, producing the protein MNQTPQLQDQLTKYIRVTGDRNAKFVEFDFAIQDPTLFVELVLPQQAFQHFCEINQVVEMTEAQKAWNDAQEDKWRYGEESDVLNPIAQHALKQDQ
- a CDS encoding NADH:ubiquinone reductase (Na(+)-transporting) subunit F: MTYQVTIEPIGMTIEVEEDQTILDAALRQGVWLPFACGHGTCGTCKVQVTDGFFDIGEASLFALMDIEREENKVLACCCKPESDMVIEADVDEDDDFLGYLVEDYQAKVIEIKDLSPTIKGIRLEIDRPMQFQAGQYVNIQLPDIEGTRAFSIANSPNEEGIIELHIRKVAGGAATTYVHDNLQEGDEIDLSGPYGQFFVRKSDDRGVIFIAGGSGLSSPQSMILDLLESGDERIIYLFQGARDVAELYNREIFENLMKEYSNFRYIPALNAPKDEDQWTGFTGFVHEAVADYFENKCSGHKAYLCGPPPMIDAAISTLMQSRLFEKDIHTERFLSAADGANEQSRSALFKHI
- a CDS encoding aromatic/alkene/methane monooxygenase hydroxylase/oxygenase subunit alpha, giving the protein MNTDVKNTKTAAKTATKKLNAKDRYRMLTRDLDWDFSYADRKDAFPYEEFEGIKITDWSKWEDPFRLTMDSYWKYQAEKEKKLYAIFDAFAQNNGQLNVSNERYLNAIKLFLTAVTPLEYQAYQGYAHVGRQFSGIGARIASQMQSIDELRHVQTQIHAMSHYNKFFDGFQDWAHMHDRVWYLSVPKSFFEDARSAGPFEFLLAISFAFEYVLTNLLFVPFMSGAAYNGDMATVTFGFSAQSDEARHMTLGLEIVKFLLEQHEDNVPIVQEWIDKWFWRGTRLLSIVGMMMDYMLPNKVMSWKEAWETYFEEAGGALFKDLSRYGIRMPKYSEVIEKEKEHVSHQAWWIFYNFGHAAGFHTWIPTDEEMDWLSEKYPDTFDKYYRPKWELARKMEAEGKRFYSDGLPQLCQICQVPMTFTEMDGDPTMFSYRDSIYKGERYHTCSDGCHDIFEREPEKYIQAWLPVNQILQGNCGGPDLESILRDYYNFNVGADNLDIEGSPDQERWKKWKGAV